A single genomic interval of Streptomyces sp. 1222.5 harbors:
- a CDS encoding universal stress protein, whose amino-acid sequence MTEQHEQHAHQFERGTDGPKVIVVGVDGSDSSLRAAAYAGGLARRQRALLAVVYVQPVLAAGAALGAPVAETTDEIAEDLVSYIREATERVRGIFELRWEFHTFRGDPYNGLVKAADELKADAVVVGASEQAGHRIIGSVAVRLVKAGRWPVTVVP is encoded by the coding sequence GTGACGGAGCAGCACGAACAGCACGCGCACCAGTTCGAGCGGGGCACGGACGGCCCCAAGGTCATCGTGGTCGGGGTCGACGGCTCGGACTCCTCGCTGCGCGCCGCCGCCTACGCGGGCGGTCTGGCCCGGCGGCAGCGTGCGCTGCTGGCCGTGGTGTACGTGCAGCCGGTGCTCGCGGCCGGCGCGGCGCTGGGGGCGCCGGTGGCGGAGACGACCGACGAGATCGCCGAGGACCTGGTCTCCTACATCCGGGAGGCGACCGAGCGGGTGCGGGGGATATTCGAGCTCCGGTGGGAGTTCCACACCTTCCGCGGGGACCCGTACAACGGCCTGGTGAAGGCGGCCGACGAACTCAAGGCCGACGCGGTGGTGGTGGGTGCCTCGGAGCAGGCGGGCCACCGGATCATCGGCTCGGTGGCGGTGCGGCTGGTGAAGGCGGGGCGCTGGCCGGTGACGGTCGTCCCGTAG
- a CDS encoding polysaccharide deacetylase family protein has protein sequence MQKDHLFTRRRMLLAGGAAAGAAGTAGVVLAGGGEETAGTAAPAGGPQARQALKPSAFRLQPLTGYGPPHAAPRKLKVRKEPILQISGRGRRMVLTFDDGPNPAYTPHILDTLAKYDVRAMFFVCGECVVDNRELLVRMADEGHVVGNHTWTHPLLTTMNRKEIRSEMERTSDVIEDTYGDRPQWFRAPYGAWNRAAFQLGAEMGMEPMAWTVDTTDWEVPGTDTIIDRVEGGAAPGVVVLSHDAGGDRSQTVRAIREWLPYLIDSGYHLTVPSRRPT, from the coding sequence ATGCAGAAGGATCACTTGTTCACGCGACGCCGGATGCTCCTCGCCGGCGGCGCCGCCGCGGGGGCCGCGGGCACGGCCGGAGTCGTCCTGGCGGGAGGCGGCGAGGAGACCGCCGGAACCGCGGCGCCCGCCGGGGGCCCGCAGGCCCGTCAGGCCCTCAAGCCGTCCGCCTTCCGGCTCCAGCCGCTCACCGGGTACGGACCGCCGCATGCCGCGCCCCGCAAGCTCAAGGTGCGCAAGGAACCCATCCTGCAGATCTCCGGACGCGGCCGGCGCATGGTGCTGACCTTCGACGACGGCCCGAACCCGGCGTACACCCCGCACATCCTCGACACCCTCGCCAAGTACGACGTGCGGGCCATGTTCTTCGTGTGCGGGGAGTGCGTCGTCGACAACCGGGAACTGCTCGTCCGGATGGCCGACGAGGGCCACGTGGTGGGCAACCACACCTGGACGCACCCGCTGCTGACGACCATGAACCGCAAGGAGATCCGCTCCGAGATGGAGCGCACCAGCGACGTCATCGAGGACACCTACGGCGACCGTCCCCAGTGGTTCCGCGCGCCCTACGGGGCCTGGAACCGGGCCGCCTTCCAGCTCGGCGCCGAGATGGGCATGGAACCGATGGCGTGGACCGTGGACACCACCGACTGGGAGGTGCCCGGCACCGACACCATCATCGACCGGGTGGAGGGCGGCGCCGCACCCGGCGTCGTGGTGCTCTCGCACGACGCGGGCGGGGACCGTTCGCAGACCGTCCGCGCGATCCGGGAATGGCTGCCCTACCTGATCGACTCCGGATACCACCTCACCGTGCCGAGCCGCCGGCCCACCTGA
- a CDS encoding class F sortase → MSASGLSELVAEEERRRKRAPWGVIALALLTGLALIRNGSGEFDVGPPQPASAVAPDTRENETPETFAAGPVTLGFAAVDRVRIPAIQVDAPVMPVGLDANGWVAAPPPEEPKLAGWFTGAVSPGEKGTAVLVGHVDNKQGPAVFYGLGALKKGNRVDVLRKDGRTAVFEVYGVEVFEKSNFPGDRVYGSKGTPELRVITCGGGFSKQNGYDGNVVVFARLVAVT, encoded by the coding sequence ATGTCTGCGTCCGGGCTGTCCGAGCTTGTCGCAGAGGAGGAACGGCGGAGGAAGCGCGCCCCGTGGGGCGTCATAGCGCTTGCTCTGCTGACCGGGCTGGCGCTCATCCGGAACGGCTCCGGGGAGTTCGACGTGGGCCCGCCGCAACCCGCCTCGGCGGTTGCGCCGGACACCCGCGAGAACGAGACTCCGGAGACCTTCGCCGCCGGGCCCGTCACGCTGGGCTTCGCGGCCGTCGACCGGGTGCGGATCCCGGCGATCCAGGTCGACGCGCCGGTGATGCCGGTCGGGCTGGACGCGAACGGCTGGGTCGCCGCTCCCCCGCCGGAGGAACCCAAGCTGGCGGGCTGGTTCACCGGCGCGGTCTCTCCCGGCGAGAAGGGCACCGCCGTCCTCGTCGGCCATGTCGACAACAAGCAGGGCCCCGCCGTGTTCTACGGTCTCGGGGCCCTGAAGAAGGGCAACCGCGTCGACGTCCTGCGCAAGGACGGCAGGACCGCGGTGTTCGAGGTCTACGGGGTCGAGGTGTTCGAGAAGAGCAACTTCCCGGGCGACCGGGTCTACGGCTCGAAGGGCACCCCCGAACTCCGGGTCATCACCTGCGGCGGCGGCTTCTCGAAGCAGAACGGCTACGACGGCAACGTCGTCGTCTTCGCCCGCCTGGTCGCGGTCACCTGA
- a CDS encoding APC family permease, whose product MARLRPGEGILRRKPIEHIEETEIGEGPRLDRSLGLGQLTAIGVGGIIGAGIFTLAGTVANGTAGPAVLVSFLIAGVASACAALSYAEFAGLIPKAGSAYTYGYAVLGEFAGWFIGWDLLLEYTAIVAVVAIGISGYFSFLVEELGADLPAWMLGAPGTGSGHRVDLFAAVLCLLIAWLLNLGIRSAARFETFVVALKVLVVLLVIGVGVFHINTANYHPFFPFGISGAFTGAATVFFAVFGYDAMSTAAEESKDAQRHMPKAIIYSLAISMVLYVAACLVLTGMQNYKDIDPESGFSSAFKSVGLAGLADVIAVGAIIGILTVMFTFMLGVTRVWFSMSRDGLLPSWFAKTHPTRHVPTRVTWIVGAASALIAGFLPIAEAAELTNIGILLAFVVVCVAVIVLRYRQPDLPRSFRTPWMPFVPALGVVFSIWLITFLQWQTWVRFALWFVVGCVVYFSYSYRRSALARQRPTE is encoded by the coding sequence ATGGCCAGGCTCCGTCCGGGTGAGGGGATTCTCCGCCGCAAACCCATCGAGCACATCGAGGAGACAGAGATCGGCGAGGGCCCGCGCCTCGACCGGTCGCTCGGTCTCGGGCAGCTCACGGCCATCGGCGTGGGCGGCATCATCGGCGCCGGCATCTTCACGCTGGCCGGCACGGTGGCCAACGGCACGGCCGGCCCTGCGGTGCTGGTGTCGTTCCTGATCGCCGGTGTCGCCAGCGCCTGCGCGGCCCTGTCGTACGCCGAGTTCGCGGGCCTGATCCCGAAGGCCGGATCGGCGTACACGTACGGCTATGCCGTGCTCGGCGAGTTCGCGGGCTGGTTCATCGGCTGGGACCTGCTGCTGGAGTACACGGCGATCGTGGCCGTGGTGGCCATCGGCATCTCCGGCTACTTCAGCTTCCTGGTGGAGGAACTGGGCGCGGACCTGCCCGCCTGGATGCTGGGCGCGCCCGGCACCGGCAGCGGGCACCGGGTCGACCTGTTCGCCGCGGTGCTGTGCCTGCTGATCGCCTGGCTGCTGAACCTGGGCATCCGCAGCGCCGCCCGGTTCGAGACGTTCGTGGTCGCGCTGAAGGTGCTGGTGGTGCTGCTGGTGATCGGTGTGGGCGTGTTCCACATCAACACGGCGAACTACCACCCGTTCTTCCCGTTCGGCATCAGCGGGGCGTTCACCGGTGCGGCGACCGTGTTCTTCGCGGTGTTCGGCTACGACGCCATGTCGACCGCGGCCGAGGAGTCGAAGGACGCCCAGCGGCACATGCCGAAGGCGATCATCTACTCGCTGGCGATCTCGATGGTGCTGTACGTGGCGGCCTGTCTGGTGCTGACCGGCATGCAGAACTACAAGGACATCGACCCGGAGAGCGGCTTCTCCTCGGCGTTCAAGTCGGTGGGCCTGGCCGGTCTCGCGGACGTGATCGCGGTGGGCGCGATCATCGGCATCCTCACGGTGATGTTCACGTTCATGCTGGGCGTGACCCGGGTCTGGTTCTCGATGTCCCGGGACGGACTGCTGCCCAGCTGGTTCGCCAAGACGCACCCGACGCGGCACGTGCCGACCCGGGTGACCTGGATCGTCGGCGCGGCCTCGGCGCTCATCGCCGGGTTCCTGCCGATCGCCGAGGCGGCCGAGCTGACCAACATCGGCATCCTGCTGGCGTTCGTGGTGGTGTGCGTGGCGGTGATCGTGCTGCGCTACCGACAGCCCGATCTGCCGCGTTCCTTCCGCACCCCGTGGATGCCGTTCGTGCCCGCGCTGGGTGTCGTCTTCTCGATCTGGCTGATCACGTTCCTCCAGTGGCAGACCTGGGTGCGGTTCGCCCTGTGGTTCGTGGTCGGGTGCGTGGTCTACTTCAGCTACTCCTACCGGCGTTCGGCGCTGGCCCGGCAGCGGCCGACCGAGTGA
- the lysX gene encoding bifunctional lysylphosphatidylglycerol synthetase/lysine--tRNA ligase LysX, whose product MTATAGPAAAEDATRPVRPPTGGRLGWVPEAFAALFAALGLLCALLAFVAPLRVLLRPVVRALDLLLVPISANLAYAVFLFLLAGATAARKKVAWWLVVVYLGLLVLTDALGVALGLYSQSLPSLILCALLLLLLVAARGEFYAASRRGAVWRALGVLIAGLVVAILVGWGLVSLFPGTLPAGQHLAWAADRVCGGLVSNSSFDGRPPRGVTFLLGLFGALALLNAAAALFRSQRLEAALHDDEEARIRALLAAYGERDSLGYFATRRDKAVVFSPSGKAAVTYRVEAGVCLASGDPVGDPEAWPHAIGAWLDVARRHAWAPAVMGASEDGARAYARAGLGALQLGDEAIVQVAAFDLNGRDMRVTRQAVHRVRRTGATTRIRRHATLTEHETEEVVRKADAWRDTETERGFSMALDRLGDPADGDCLLVEALGEDGRLLALLSFVPWGRDGVSLDLMRRDRAAPNGVMEFMVAELCAVAPKLGIRRISLNFAAFRSVFEEGARIGAGPVLRLWRRLLLFFSRWWQLEALYRSNAKYRPEWYPRFICYGETGALARIGLASGIAEGFVSVPSLRKLWGKGHPKAGQRPATTEGLPSLTALGLDGGDQAGPAAPDAGLPDQVRVRHHRLDRLRATGTDPYPVGVPAPTHALADVPPGEDVTVAGRVMLVRDFGGIVFAVLRDWSGDHQIALTRDDSGAALDRFTADTDIGDHITATGRAGVSDRGEPTVFVTSWQLTGKCLRPLPDKRRGLTDPEAKVRRRYLDLATSPEARAVLRARSAAVQALRQGLLERGYIEVETPMLQQIHGGANARPFTTHINAYDLDLYLRIAPELYLKRLCVGGLEKVFELGRTFRNEGVSYKHNPEFTMLEAYQAHADYDVMLDLVRELVQGAATAAFGSPVARKGGEEYDISGPWPVKTVFGALSEALGEEIGPGTELLRLHRLCDRTGVPYTADDGPGDVVLEMYERLVEERTGLPTFYKDFPTDVSPLTRQHRADPRLAERWDLVAFGTELGTAYSELTDPVEQRRRLTEQSLLAAGGDPEAMELDEDFLQALEYAMPPTGGLGIGVDRLVMFLTGLTIRETLPFPLVRHR is encoded by the coding sequence ATGACCGCCACCGCCGGGCCGGCCGCCGCCGAGGACGCGACGAGGCCGGTACGACCGCCCACGGGCGGGCGCCTCGGCTGGGTGCCGGAGGCCTTCGCGGCCCTCTTCGCAGCGCTCGGCCTGCTCTGCGCCCTGCTCGCGTTCGTCGCCCCGCTGCGCGTCCTGCTCCGCCCGGTCGTCCGCGCCCTCGACCTGCTGCTGGTCCCGATCAGCGCCAACCTCGCCTACGCCGTCTTCCTGTTCCTGCTGGCCGGCGCCACCGCCGCCCGCAAGAAGGTCGCCTGGTGGCTGGTCGTCGTCTACCTCGGCCTGCTCGTCCTCACCGACGCCCTCGGCGTGGCCCTCGGCCTCTACTCCCAGTCACTGCCGTCGCTGATCCTGTGCGCGCTGCTGCTGCTCCTGCTGGTGGCGGCCCGCGGGGAGTTCTACGCGGCCTCCCGCCGCGGCGCCGTGTGGCGGGCCCTCGGCGTGCTGATCGCCGGCCTCGTCGTGGCGATCCTGGTGGGCTGGGGGCTGGTCTCGCTGTTCCCGGGCACGCTCCCGGCGGGCCAGCACCTGGCCTGGGCGGCCGACCGGGTGTGCGGCGGACTGGTGTCGAACAGCTCCTTCGACGGCCGTCCGCCGCGCGGCGTCACCTTCCTCCTCGGCCTGTTCGGCGCCCTCGCCCTGCTCAACGCCGCCGCCGCGCTGTTCCGTTCCCAGCGCCTGGAGGCCGCCCTGCACGACGACGAGGAGGCCCGCATCCGCGCCCTCCTCGCCGCCTACGGCGAACGCGACTCCCTCGGCTACTTCGCCACCCGCCGCGACAAGGCCGTCGTCTTCTCACCCAGTGGCAAGGCCGCCGTCACCTACCGCGTCGAGGCCGGGGTGTGCCTGGCCAGCGGCGACCCCGTCGGCGACCCGGAGGCCTGGCCGCACGCCATCGGGGCCTGGCTGGACGTGGCCCGCCGGCACGCCTGGGCGCCCGCGGTGATGGGCGCGTCCGAGGACGGCGCCCGCGCCTACGCCCGTGCCGGGCTCGGCGCCCTCCAGCTCGGTGACGAGGCGATCGTCCAGGTGGCGGCCTTCGACCTGAACGGCCGGGACATGCGCGTCACCCGGCAGGCCGTGCACCGCGTCCGCCGCACCGGCGCCACCACCCGCATCCGCCGCCACGCCACCCTCACCGAACACGAGACGGAGGAGGTCGTCCGCAAGGCCGACGCCTGGCGGGACACCGAGACCGAGCGCGGCTTCTCCATGGCCCTGGACCGGCTCGGCGACCCAGCCGACGGCGACTGCCTGCTCGTGGAGGCCCTCGGCGAGGACGGCCGGCTGCTCGCCCTGCTCTCCTTCGTGCCCTGGGGCCGCGACGGCGTCTCCCTGGACCTGATGCGCCGTGACCGGGCCGCGCCCAACGGGGTGATGGAGTTCATGGTCGCCGAACTGTGCGCCGTCGCCCCCAAACTGGGCATCCGCCGGATCTCGCTGAACTTCGCCGCCTTCCGGTCCGTCTTCGAGGAGGGCGCCCGCATCGGCGCGGGACCCGTCCTGCGGCTCTGGCGCCGTCTGCTGCTGTTCTTCTCCCGCTGGTGGCAACTGGAGGCGCTCTACCGCTCCAACGCCAAGTACCGGCCCGAGTGGTACCCGCGGTTCATCTGCTACGGCGAGACCGGGGCCCTCGCCCGCATCGGGCTGGCCTCCGGGATCGCCGAAGGTTTCGTTTCCGTACCGTCGTTGCGCAAACTCTGGGGAAAGGGGCACCCGAAGGCCGGGCAGCGGCCCGCCACCACGGAAGGGCTGCCGTCCCTGACGGCGCTCGGCCTCGACGGAGGGGACCAGGCCGGGCCCGCCGCCCCGGACGCGGGCCTGCCCGACCAGGTCCGCGTCCGGCACCACCGGCTCGACCGGCTGCGCGCCACGGGCACCGATCCCTACCCGGTCGGCGTCCCCGCCCCGACGCACGCCCTCGCCGACGTCCCGCCAGGCGAGGACGTCACCGTCGCCGGACGGGTCATGCTGGTCCGCGACTTCGGCGGCATCGTCTTCGCCGTACTGCGCGACTGGTCCGGCGACCACCAGATCGCCCTCACCCGCGACGACTCCGGCGCCGCACTCGACCGCTTCACCGCCGACACCGACATCGGCGACCACATCACCGCCACCGGCCGCGCGGGGGTGAGCGACCGGGGCGAGCCCACCGTCTTCGTCACCTCCTGGCAGCTCACCGGCAAATGCCTGCGCCCACTGCCCGACAAGCGGCGCGGCCTCACCGACCCCGAGGCCAAGGTCCGACGCCGCTACCTCGACCTCGCCACCAGCCCCGAGGCCCGCGCCGTCCTCCGGGCCCGCTCCGCCGCCGTGCAGGCGCTGCGCCAGGGCCTGCTGGAGCGCGGCTACATCGAGGTCGAGACCCCGATGCTCCAGCAGATCCACGGCGGCGCCAACGCCCGTCCCTTCACCACTCACATCAACGCCTACGACCTCGACCTGTACCTGCGCATCGCCCCCGAGCTGTACCTGAAGCGGCTGTGCGTCGGCGGCCTGGAGAAGGTCTTCGAACTCGGCCGCACGTTCCGCAACGAGGGCGTCTCCTACAAGCACAATCCCGAGTTCACGATGCTGGAGGCCTACCAGGCGCACGCCGACTACGACGTCATGCTCGACCTGGTCCGCGAACTCGTGCAGGGCGCGGCGACCGCCGCCTTCGGCTCCCCGGTGGCCCGCAAGGGCGGCGAGGAGTACGACATCTCCGGGCCGTGGCCCGTGAAGACCGTGTTCGGCGCCCTCTCCGAGGCCCTCGGCGAGGAGATCGGCCCCGGCACCGAACTGCTGCGGCTGCACCGGTTGTGCGACCGCACCGGAGTGCCCTACACCGCCGACGACGGGCCCGGTGACGTGGTGCTGGAGATGTACGAACGGCTCGTCGAGGAACGGACCGGGCTGCCCACCTTCTACAAGGACTTCCCGACCGACGTCTCCCCCCTGACCCGCCAGCACCGCGCCGACCCCCGGCTCGCCGAACGCTGGGACCTCGTCGCCTTCGGCACCGAACTCGGCACGGCCTACTCCGAGCTGACCGATCCGGTCGAACAGCGCCGCCGCCTCACCGAGCAGTCGCTGCTCGCCGCCGGCGGCGACCCCGAGGCCATGGAACTGGACGAGGACTTCCTCCAGGCCCTGGAGTACGCGATGCCCCCGACCGGCGGGCTCGGCATCGGCGTCGACCGGCTCGTCATGTTCCTCACCGGCCTCACCATCCGCGAGACGCTCCCCTTCCCGCTCGTCCGCCACCGGTGA
- a CDS encoding CapA family protein: protein MIGRRQQVALALTALLAAAAACQNQERQQTARPAPAAPAPAAPAARGFTLVASGDILPHTSVVERASFDAGGNGYDFRPMLSGIEPDVSRADLALCHMTTVYGADGAYSGSPTFKSPPQIAQALAVTGYDGCATASNHSLDDGAAGIRRTLDALDAAGLRHAGTARTEAESRSVAVHRAGGARVAHLAYTFGTNGTPLPAGQPWALKVIDANRMIADARGARRAGADVVVVSVQWGTEWQDAPDRLQLDLARKLTAAATGGRPDIDLILGTHAHVPQAYEKVNGTWVVYGMGDQIAGEMFDRKGVQDRRGNESTMGRFTFAPPAAAGGRWRVTRAEFVPQVYDVDAGRVLDVNRAIAQGAELDGVRDRIKDVVLSRGAAGDGLVMGR from the coding sequence ATGATCGGACGCAGACAACAGGTGGCCCTGGCCCTGACCGCCCTTCTCGCGGCGGCGGCCGCCTGCCAGAACCAGGAGCGGCAGCAGACCGCCCGTCCGGCACCCGCCGCCCCGGCACCGGCCGCCCCGGCGGCCCGCGGCTTCACCCTGGTCGCCTCCGGCGACATCCTGCCGCACACCTCGGTCGTCGAACGTGCCTCGTTCGACGCCGGCGGCAACGGCTACGACTTCCGCCCGATGCTCTCCGGGATCGAACCGGACGTCTCCCGCGCCGATCTGGCGCTGTGTCACATGACGACCGTCTACGGCGCCGACGGCGCCTACTCCGGCTCCCCGACGTTCAAGTCACCGCCGCAGATCGCCCAGGCCCTCGCGGTGACGGGCTACGACGGCTGCGCCACCGCCTCGAACCACTCCCTGGACGACGGCGCCGCCGGCATCCGGCGGACCCTCGACGCCCTGGACGCCGCCGGCCTGCGGCATGCCGGCACCGCCCGCACCGAGGCCGAGTCCCGCTCCGTCGCGGTCCACCGGGCCGGCGGGGCCAGGGTCGCCCACCTGGCGTACACCTTCGGCACGAACGGGACTCCGCTGCCCGCCGGGCAGCCCTGGGCCCTCAAGGTGATCGACGCGAACCGGATGATCGCCGACGCCCGCGGTGCCCGCAGGGCCGGCGCCGACGTGGTCGTGGTCTCCGTGCAGTGGGGCACCGAATGGCAGGACGCCCCCGACCGGCTGCAGCTCGACCTGGCCCGGAAGCTCACCGCCGCGGCGACGGGCGGCCGCCCGGACATCGACTTGATTCTCGGCACCCATGCCCACGTCCCGCAGGCGTACGAGAAGGTCAACGGGACCTGGGTGGTCTACGGCATGGGCGACCAGATCGCCGGCGAGATGTTCGACCGCAAGGGCGTCCAGGACCGGCGCGGCAACGAGTCCACCATGGGCCGCTTCACCTTCGCCCCCCCGGCGGCCGCGGGCGGCCGCTGGCGGGTGACCCGGGCCGAGTTCGTCCCGCAGGTGTACGACGTCGACGCCGGCCGCGTCCTCGACGTGAACCGGGCGATCGCCCAGGGTGCCGAGCTGGACGGGGTGCGCGACCGGATCAAGGACGTCGTCCTCAGCCGCGGAGCGGCCGGGGACGGCCTCGTCATGGGGCGGTGA
- a CDS encoding DUF4239 domain-containing protein — MSDWLVLVLAMLGACAVVVVVTLVRHKRAPDDEDPSETPDVIEYMTMWIGVVYAIVLGLAIAGVWEARSAAQDYVQNEAQALHEISERVRVYPPDVRDRIRDDLDAYVSYVVHTEWKAMADDEQVTDRGTELLQKVRQDVTDYQPRNDFEAQAYQPLLDQLATADQARNARAGSTGPTMPPVVWWGLLAGAVITIGMVFALQIRRTTRELVLAGLFSATIAFMLFLIWDLDAPYSRGIAVTADPFLNLFPAITS; from the coding sequence TTGTCGGATTGGCTTGTTCTCGTCCTCGCGATGCTGGGGGCCTGCGCCGTGGTGGTCGTCGTGACCCTCGTACGGCACAAGAGGGCCCCCGACGACGAGGACCCCAGCGAGACCCCGGACGTCATCGAGTACATGACCATGTGGATCGGCGTCGTGTACGCCATCGTCCTGGGGCTGGCCATCGCCGGGGTGTGGGAGGCCCGCAGCGCCGCCCAGGACTACGTGCAGAACGAGGCCCAGGCGCTGCACGAGATCTCGGAGCGCGTCCGGGTCTACCCGCCGGACGTCCGTGACCGCATCCGGGACGACCTCGACGCCTACGTCTCGTACGTCGTGCACACCGAGTGGAAGGCGATGGCGGACGACGAGCAGGTCACGGACCGCGGTACCGAACTGCTCCAGAAGGTCCGCCAGGACGTGACCGACTACCAGCCCCGCAACGACTTCGAGGCGCAGGCGTACCAGCCGCTGCTGGACCAGCTGGCAACCGCCGACCAGGCCCGCAACGCACGCGCCGGCTCCACCGGACCCACCATGCCGCCGGTGGTGTGGTGGGGGCTCCTCGCGGGAGCCGTCATCACCATCGGCATGGTGTTCGCCCTGCAGATCCGGCGCACCACCCGCGAACTGGTGCTGGCCGGGCTGTTCTCCGCCACGATCGCGTTCATGCTGTTCCTCATCTGGGACCTGGACGCCCCCTACAGCCGGGGCATCGCGGTGACCGCGGATCCGTTCCTCAACCTGTTCCCGGCCATCACCTCATAG
- a CDS encoding LPXTG cell wall anchor domain-containing protein, producing the protein MRNQRALATACAAVAVLGLAAPVAVADGLGAGGGPSNDTGAVVGGTGTGVGGVGVGGVGVGGVGGVGGLGVGNVGIGTLNGLGGFYGNGVGGFNGNGNGLGGFNGTGHFDGHFNGNISGNGNFNSNGRGDNFGNGRGDNFGNGRGDDFGNGRGDNFGNGRGDNFGNGRGDDFGNGPGGDFGGRGDGNPRNIVATPSVIAAGGRLTVTVNGCRNGTMTSRAFGSAPLTPLRDDTARGVANVFRDARPGRYDITVRCDGRTLTRPNAFTVLGGVQGGFGGSRITGAAPQDMAIGGALVGMALVGGGAFVLRRRQEKRV; encoded by the coding sequence ATGCGCAACCAACGTGCTCTGGCGACCGCCTGCGCAGCGGTCGCCGTGCTCGGGCTCGCCGCCCCTGTGGCCGTCGCGGACGGCTTGGGCGCCGGGGGCGGCCCGTCCAACGACACCGGAGCCGTCGTCGGCGGCACGGGGACCGGCGTCGGCGGTGTGGGCGTCGGCGGTGTCGGCGTCGGCGGTGTCGGCGGTGTCGGTGGTCTCGGCGTCGGCAATGTCGGGATCGGCACCCTCAACGGGCTCGGCGGCTTCTACGGCAACGGCGTCGGTGGCTTCAACGGCAACGGCAACGGCCTCGGCGGCTTCAACGGCACCGGTCACTTCGACGGCCACTTCAACGGCAACATCAGCGGCAACGGCAACTTCAACAGCAACGGCCGGGGTGACAACTTCGGCAACGGGCGGGGTGACAACTTCGGCAACGGCCGCGGCGACGACTTCGGCAACGGCCGGGGTGACAACTTCGGCAACGGCCGGGGTGACAACTTCGGCAACGGCCGCGGCGACGACTTCGGCAACGGTCCGGGAGGCGACTTCGGCGGCCGGGGCGACGGCAACCCGCGCAACATCGTCGCCACCCCCAGCGTGATCGCCGCCGGAGGGCGGCTCACCGTCACCGTGAACGGCTGCCGGAACGGCACGATGACGTCCCGGGCCTTCGGCAGCGCCCCGCTGACGCCGCTCCGCGACGACACCGCACGGGGCGTCGCCAACGTCTTCCGGGACGCCCGGCCCGGCCGGTACGACATCACCGTCCGCTGCGACGGCCGCACCCTGACCCGTCCGAACGCGTTCACCGTCCTCGGCGGCGTGCAGGGCGGTTTCGGCGGGAGCCGGATCACCGGCGCGGCACCCCAGGACATGGCCATCGGCGGAGCCCTGGTCGGCATGGCCCTGGTCGGCGGCGGCGCGTTCGTGCTGCGTCGCCGCCAGGAGAAGCGCGTCTGA